The region GCTTCAGAAGGTTTTCGACGGTACCGGCCGGCAACTTGGCGAAGGCTTCATCGGTCGGAGCGAAGACCGTGAACGGACCCGTTCCCTTGAGAGTGGCGACCAGGCCTGCGGCTTCGAGCGCGGTCGCCAGCGTCTTGAACTTACCCGCCTCCACGGCAGTGTCGACGACATCCTTCTCCGCGGCGACCCCGCTGAAACTGCTGCCGAGCGTGATTGCTGCAGCGACTAAAAGGCTTCTCAACTTCATGTCATTCTCCTCTCGATGACAGGTGCAGCGTTTGCACCTCACATCTTTCATTTGGAGAACATAGATTTTATTCCCACTCAAATTTTCGTGAGCAGAAAA is a window of Rhizobium lentis DNA encoding:
- a CDS encoding fasciclin domain-containing protein — its product is MKLRSLLVAAAITLGSSFSGVAAEKDVVDTAVEAGKFKTLATALEAAGLVATLKGTGPFTVFAPTDEAFAKLPAGTVENLLKPENKQKLTAILTYHVVAGKVMAKDVAGINEAKSVNGKTIDVNVEGSTVKVNDAVVTAADVAASNGVIHVIDKVIVPPEG